A stretch of DNA from Brachyspira pilosicoli:
ATGTCTAGCATAAAATTTGAGCATGTAAAAAAAGTATATGACAACAAAGTTGAGGTAGTTAAAGACTTTAGTTTGGATATAGCTGATAAAGAGTTTGTAATTCTTGTAGGTCCTTCAGGCTGCGGTAAATCTACGACTTTACGTATGATAGCTGGTCTTGAAGAGATTACAGATGGTAAACTTTATATTGGAGATAGACTCATAAATGATGTAGCTCCAAAAGACAGAGACATTGCTATGGTATTTCAGAACTATGCCTTATATCCGCACATGTCTGTATTTAAGAACATGGCTTTTGGGTTGGAACTTAGAAAAACTCCAAAAGATGAAATTAAGAAAAGAGTTGAATGGGCAGCGCAAGTACTTGATATAGCTCATTTGCTTGACAGAAAACCTAAGGCATTATCTGGCGGTCAGCGTCAAAGGGTG
This window harbors:
- a CDS encoding ABC transporter ATP-binding protein, with translation MSSIKFEHVKKVYDNKVEVVKDFSLDIADKEFVILVGPSGCGKSTTLRMIAGLEEITDGKLYIGDRLINDVAPKDRDIAMVFQNYALYPHMSVFKNMAFGLELRKTPKDEIKKRVEWAAQVLDIAHLLDRKPKALSGGQRQRV